One segment of Desulfosudis oleivorans Hxd3 DNA contains the following:
- the lpxA gene encoding acyl-ACP--UDP-N-acetylglucosamine O-acyltransferase produces the protein MIHPTAIIDPGADIGPDVQIGAYSIIGDKVSVGAGTVIGPHAVIQSHTTIGSECRIFQFAAIGAVPQALKFSGEETYVKIGNRCTIREFVTVHRGTVEGSGLTEIGDDCLLMAYTHVAHDCRVGKRVIFSNNATLAGHITVGDYATIGGLVAVHQFVKIGSYAFIGGKSAVVKDIPPYVIAAGDRAKLYGLNMVGLKRHDFSPTALSALKKAYRIIFRIGLTLNEAVERAYAEVEQTDEVKAFMDFITSSNRGLTR, from the coding sequence GTGATACACCCAACCGCGATTATTGATCCCGGGGCTGATATCGGGCCCGATGTTCAGATCGGCGCCTATTCGATCATCGGGGACAAGGTGTCTGTCGGTGCCGGTACCGTGATCGGACCCCATGCGGTCATCCAGTCCCATACCACCATCGGCTCGGAATGTAGGATTTTTCAGTTTGCCGCCATCGGCGCGGTGCCCCAGGCACTGAAGTTTTCCGGAGAAGAGACCTATGTCAAAATCGGGAACCGGTGTACGATCCGGGAGTTTGTCACGGTTCACCGGGGAACGGTGGAAGGCAGTGGTCTCACGGAGATCGGCGACGACTGCCTGCTCATGGCCTACACCCATGTTGCCCACGACTGCCGTGTGGGCAAACGGGTGATCTTTTCCAACAACGCCACCCTGGCCGGCCACATCACGGTGGGCGATTACGCCACCATCGGCGGCCTGGTGGCCGTTCACCAGTTTGTCAAGATCGGCAGCTACGCGTTTATCGGTGGCAAGTCCGCCGTGGTCAAGGATATTCCGCCCTACGTGATCGCCGCCGGAGACCGGGCTAAACTCTATGGACTGAACATGGTGGGACTCAAGCGACATGATTTTTCGCCCACGGCCCTGTCGGCCCTCAAAAAAGCCTACCGGATTATTTTTCGCATCGGGCTTACCCTAAATGAGGCGGTGGAGCGGGCCTATGCCGAGGTGGAGCAGACCGACGAGGTCAAAGCCTTCATGGACTTTATCACCTCGTCCAACCGGGGGCTGACACGATAG
- the fabZ gene encoding 3-hydroxyacyl-ACP dehydratase FabZ: METIDIGTILNILPQRYPFLMIDRVLEVVPNRQIRVLKNVFAAEPWAAGHFPGNPVMPGVLIVEAMCQAGGLLIGLSRQDTPVGGVRYLTGLDRVRFRKKVVPGDALILCAAIVKEKLNTIKIDAFAEVDGVHVAEAQIMASLQPSETDA; this comes from the coding sequence ATGGAAACCATCGACATCGGGACGATTCTCAACATACTGCCCCAGCGTTATCCGTTTCTTATGATTGACCGGGTGCTGGAGGTGGTGCCCAACAGGCAGATTCGGGTACTCAAAAACGTGTTCGCCGCCGAACCCTGGGCCGCCGGGCATTTCCCCGGCAATCCGGTCATGCCCGGCGTGCTGATCGTGGAGGCCATGTGCCAGGCCGGCGGCCTGTTGATCGGCCTCTCCCGGCAGGATACGCCGGTGGGCGGGGTCCGGTATCTCACCGGGCTGGACAGGGTCCGGTTCCGGAAAAAGGTGGTGCCGGGAGACGCCCTGATTCTCTGCGCCGCTATTGTGAAAGAAAAACTCAACACCATCAAGATCGATGCCTTTGCCGAGGTTGACGGCGTGCACGTGGCCGAGGCCCAGATCATGGCCAGCCTTCAGCCGTCGGAGACAGACGCATAG
- the lpxD gene encoding UDP-3-O-(3-hydroxymyristoyl)glucosamine N-acyltransferase: MKRSLEQIARLVSGRVVGDAAKKVSGAAPFEQAGPEEITLAGSAGFLKRIDQTGAGALVVPTDFTDSRRNLVAVENPAAAFARIRQMFDTGCRQPVGIDPRAVIGGGFACGEDVSIGPGVVIGDHVTLGDRVLLYPGVFLGNHVRIGNDGIIHANTSILRECVLGNRVIIHAGSVIGSDGFGFAPDGEMYVKIPHSGMVQIDDDVEIGAGNAIDRATFGRTWIRQGVKTDNLVHIAHNVTVGENTIIVAQVGIAGSTTVGRHVILAGQAGISGHLDIGDNAVVGPQAGIVKSIKPGETVSGTPGMPHKLWLRAQSIVAGLPGMRKKIAELEKRLAVLEKG, encoded by the coding sequence ATGAAACGCTCCCTTGAACAGATTGCCCGGCTGGTAAGCGGCCGGGTCGTGGGGGATGCCGCCAAGAAGGTTTCCGGGGCCGCGCCCTTTGAGCAGGCCGGGCCGGAGGAGATCACCCTGGCCGGCAGCGCCGGATTTTTAAAGCGCATCGATCAGACCGGCGCCGGCGCCCTTGTGGTACCCACTGATTTTACGGACAGCCGCCGGAACCTGGTGGCGGTGGAGAATCCGGCGGCGGCTTTTGCTCGCATACGGCAGATGTTTGACACCGGCTGCCGGCAGCCCGTCGGCATTGATCCGCGGGCTGTTATCGGCGGCGGCTTTGCCTGCGGAGAGGATGTATCCATCGGTCCCGGCGTGGTGATCGGGGACCATGTGACCTTGGGAGACCGGGTGCTGCTCTATCCCGGTGTGTTTTTGGGCAACCATGTGCGCATCGGAAATGACGGGATCATTCATGCCAATACATCGATCCTGAGGGAGTGCGTGCTCGGCAACCGGGTGATCATTCACGCCGGTTCGGTGATCGGCAGTGATGGGTTCGGGTTTGCCCCGGATGGGGAAATGTATGTCAAGATTCCCCACAGCGGTATGGTTCAGATTGATGATGACGTGGAGATCGGCGCGGGCAATGCCATTGACCGGGCCACCTTCGGCCGGACCTGGATCCGGCAGGGCGTGAAGACCGACAATCTGGTGCATATCGCTCACAATGTGACCGTGGGCGAGAACACCATTATTGTGGCCCAGGTCGGTATTGCCGGCAGCACTACCGTGGGCCGCCATGTGATACTGGCCGGTCAGGCCGGTATTTCCGGCCATCTTGATATCGGAGACAACGCAGTGGTCGGCCCTCAGGCCGGCATCGTGAAATCGATAAAACCCGGCGAAACCGTTTCCGGTACGCCGGGTATGCCACACAAATTGTGGCTCCGTGCCCAGTCCATCGTGGCCGGCCTGCCCGGAATGCGAAAGAAGATTGCGGAACTGGAAAAGCGGCTGGCTGTTCTGGAAAAAGGGTAA
- a CDS encoding OmpH family outer membrane protein: MKKFVICMSVMALVCMGCSLPCFGADVAKIGVVDIQKFFKESDIGKAANAQVEKEHAKLKADLEAAAQEVQTLEAELERDAMVMSEEKREEKDRAFRIKKYDFQVLQQKYSENLRKVNQEMLRKLDTKLTRLTQEFGTKEGLLLMVEKGYTMYYPSAIDVTDKLIVFANSKKLTLDGE; encoded by the coding sequence ATGAAAAAATTTGTTATATGCATGAGCGTGATGGCACTGGTGTGCATGGGGTGCTCCTTGCCCTGCTTTGGCGCTGATGTGGCGAAAATTGGGGTGGTGGACATTCAGAAGTTTTTCAAGGAGTCCGATATCGGCAAGGCGGCCAATGCCCAGGTGGAAAAGGAACACGCAAAACTCAAGGCCGATCTGGAAGCGGCGGCCCAGGAGGTCCAGACGCTTGAAGCAGAGCTGGAGCGCGACGCCATGGTGATGTCCGAGGAGAAACGCGAGGAAAAGGATCGCGCGTTTCGCATCAAGAAGTACGATTTTCAGGTGCTTCAGCAAAAATATTCGGAAAATTTAAGAAAGGTCAACCAGGAGATGCTGCGCAAGCTTGACACGAAACTCACCAGGCTGACCCAGGAGTTCGGCACCAAGGAAGGGCTGCTGTTGATGGTCGAAAAGGGGTACACCATGTATTATCCCAGTGCCATTGATGTCACCGACAAGCTGATCGTGTTTGCCAATTCCAAAAAATTGACCCTGGACGGGGAGTAA